In Thermotomaculum hydrothermale, a single genomic region encodes these proteins:
- the ileS gene encoding isoleucine--tRNA ligase encodes MTEKVDYKATLNLPKTDFPMKANLPQREPEFIKRWEENRIYEKIRESRKDKPTCCLHDGPPYANGDIHIGHALNKILKDIIVKSKTLDGYNTPFVPGWDCHGLPIELKVDAQLGSKKKDMTVGEIHKACRNYALKFVEKQKKDFIRLGVFGEWDNPYLTLKPEYEAEIIRNVGEMFEKGYVYKGLKPVHWCASCVTALAEAEVEYDDHTSPSIYVKFPLIGEVEGVEGDIFVVIWTTTPWTLPANLGISLHPDFDYGFYKAENGEVYLVAVELAENFAKDCNLGELKLLKKIKGIELDKRECKHPFIDRKSLIMVGDHVTLEQGTGCVHTAPGHGMEDYIIGLKYGLEVFVPVDQFGRFTKDFPLMEGEHVFKANPKIVDLLKEKNMLLGYSEVAHQYPHCWRCKKPIIFRGTEQWFISIDANNLRKNALEEIKKVNWVPKWGEERIHNMIENRPDWCISRQRKWGVPITVAYCEKCGEVYHSKEFFENAAKVVEKEGASAWFERDIKEFLPEGAKCEKCGSTEFRKETDILDVWIDSGVSHAVVLGKRDDLPWPADIYIEGSDQYRGWFHSSLLTAVATKGKAPYKTVITHGFVLDGKGNKMSKSAGNVVAPQDIIKRYGAEVLRLWASQLDYRGDVRISEDIIKRSADTYRKIRNTARYLLGNLFDFDPARDYVPFDKMLLFDRWALSKLARLNERVIKAFREYEFHLMYHHVLQFCTVDMSNFYLDILKDRLYCSKKDSLERRSAQTALFEIVKNLAIIISPVLTFTADEIWQYIPDFEGKAESVHLAYFNKLDFEISEKERTMFDTLIEVREEVLKALEDARKEKVIGHPLDAEVSLVLKEKQFDILNPLLSELNRYFIVSRVNVEKGEDFKVDVKKASGEKCLRCWNYSELNEDGLCKRCESVLKGV; translated from the coding sequence ATGACTGAAAAGGTTGATTACAAAGCGACATTAAATTTGCCAAAGACAGATTTCCCCATGAAGGCTAACCTTCCACAGAGGGAGCCAGAGTTTATTAAAAGGTGGGAAGAGAACAGGATTTATGAAAAAATTAGGGAAAGCAGGAAGGATAAACCCACCTGTTGTTTACACGACGGACCTCCCTATGCAAACGGGGATATTCATATAGGCCATGCTTTAAATAAAATTTTGAAGGATATAATTGTAAAATCAAAAACCCTTGATGGTTACAACACCCCATTTGTCCCTGGCTGGGATTGCCACGGCCTTCCTATTGAATTAAAGGTTGACGCACAGTTAGGTTCAAAAAAGAAGGATATGACAGTTGGAGAAATCCACAAGGCTTGCAGAAACTATGCTTTAAAGTTTGTTGAGAAACAGAAAAAGGATTTTATAAGGCTTGGGGTTTTTGGTGAATGGGACAATCCCTATTTAACTCTGAAGCCTGAGTATGAGGCAGAAATTATTAGAAATGTTGGGGAGATGTTTGAAAAGGGCTATGTTTACAAGGGATTAAAGCCTGTTCACTGGTGTGCATCCTGCGTTACCGCTCTTGCTGAGGCTGAGGTTGAATACGATGACCACACCTCTCCGTCTATTTATGTTAAATTCCCATTAATTGGAGAGGTTGAAGGGGTTGAAGGAGATATATTTGTTGTTATATGGACAACAACCCCGTGGACACTTCCGGCAAACCTTGGTATTTCTCTTCACCCGGATTTTGACTATGGATTTTACAAAGCAGAAAACGGGGAGGTTTACCTTGTTGCTGTTGAATTGGCAGAAAACTTTGCCAAAGATTGCAATTTAGGTGAACTTAAACTGTTGAAAAAGATTAAGGGAATTGAGTTGGATAAGAGAGAGTGCAAGCATCCATTTATTGATAGAAAATCACTTATTATGGTTGGAGACCATGTAACTCTTGAACAAGGTACAGGCTGTGTTCACACTGCACCGGGACACGGTATGGAAGACTATATTATCGGCTTAAAATACGGCCTTGAAGTATTTGTTCCAGTTGACCAGTTTGGAAGGTTTACAAAAGACTTTCCATTAATGGAAGGTGAGCATGTATTTAAGGCTAATCCAAAGATTGTTGATTTACTTAAAGAAAAGAACATGCTTTTAGGATACTCTGAAGTTGCCCACCAGTACCCACATTGCTGGAGATGTAAAAAGCCAATTATTTTCAGGGGTACAGAGCAATGGTTTATCTCAATTGATGCAAACAATTTAAGGAAGAATGCACTTGAAGAGATTAAAAAGGTAAACTGGGTTCCAAAGTGGGGCGAAGAGAGAATCCACAATATGATTGAAAACAGGCCTGATTGGTGTATTTCAAGGCAGAGGAAGTGGGGAGTGCCTATCACTGTTGCTTACTGTGAAAAGTGTGGAGAGGTTTACCATTCTAAAGAATTCTTTGAAAACGCTGCGAAGGTTGTTGAAAAAGAAGGCGCTTCTGCCTGGTTTGAAAGGGATATAAAAGAATTTTTACCTGAAGGTGCAAAGTGTGAGAAGTGCGGTTCAACTGAGTTTAGAAAAGAAACAGATATCCTTGATGTCTGGATTGATTCAGGTGTTTCCCATGCAGTTGTTTTAGGAAAGAGGGATGATTTACCCTGGCCTGCGGATATTTACATTGAAGGTTCAGACCAGTATAGAGGGTGGTTTCACTCATCCCTTTTGACGGCTGTTGCAACAAAGGGTAAAGCTCCATACAAGACAGTAATTACACACGGTTTTGTTTTAGACGGCAAAGGAAACAAGATGTCTAAATCTGCTGGCAATGTGGTTGCACCTCAAGACATTATTAAGAGATATGGGGCAGAGGTTTTGAGATTGTGGGCTTCTCAACTGGATTACAGGGGAGATGTAAGGATTTCAGAGGATATTATAAAAAGGAGTGCAGACACTTACAGAAAGATAAGAAATACGGCAAGGTATCTTTTAGGAAACCTCTTTGACTTTGACCCTGCAAGGGATTATGTTCCTTTTGATAAAATGCTTCTCTTTGATAGATGGGCATTAAGCAAACTTGCCCGCTTAAACGAAAGGGTAATAAAGGCATTTCGTGAGTATGAGTTTCACTTAATGTATCACCATGTACTTCAGTTTTGCACAGTTGATATGAGTAATTTCTATCTTGATATTCTTAAAGATAGGCTTTACTGCTCAAAGAAGGATTCACTTGAAAGGAGAAGTGCTCAAACTGCACTGTTTGAAATTGTTAAAAACCTTGCAATAATTATCTCTCCTGTTTTAACCTTTACGGCAGACGAGATCTGGCAGTATATACCAGATTTTGAAGGCAAGGCTGAAAGTGTTCACCTTGCTTACTTTAACAAACTTGATTTTGAAATCTCTGAAAAAGAAAGAACAATGTTTGACACTTTGATTGAAGTCAGGGAAGAGGTTTTGAAAGCCCTTGAGGATGCAAGAAAAGAGAAGGTTATCGGACATCCCCTTGACGCTGAGGTTTCCCTTGTTTTGAAGGAAAAACAGTTTGATATTCTAAATCCACTTCTTTCTGAATTAAACAGATACTTTATTGTTTCAAGGGTAAATGTTGAAAAGGGAGAGGATTTTAAGGTTGATGTGAAAAAGGCTTCAGGGGAAAAGTGCTTAAGATGCTGGAATTATAGTGAATTAAACGAAGATGGCCTGTGCAAAAGGTGTGAATCTGTATTAAAGGGAGTTTAA
- a CDS encoding helix-turn-helix transcriptional regulator, producing MNEKKDRLEGWKEIADFLGVSEKTATRWHKQDGMPVYQHKKGKRVYASKTELLNWLERKSHKDRKQEHFSKKLVFYLAVITGLLLTIFIFSQSNYKQQILPISKKDNGKLFWKLKKIGNSLILDIYNSNDEKIKRFSFIYHGTICHNKFPKWFDIGDINGDKLEDLVFCEPENRANSTLFVYLRNKNGGLF from the coding sequence ATGAATGAAAAAAAAGACAGGCTTGAAGGCTGGAAAGAAATAGCAGATTTTTTAGGAGTCAGCGAGAAAACAGCAACAAGATGGCATAAACAGGACGGAATGCCTGTTTACCAGCACAAAAAAGGGAAAAGGGTTTACGCTTCTAAAACAGAGTTGTTGAATTGGCTTGAAAGAAAAAGCCATAAAGACAGAAAGCAAGAGCACTTTTCCAAAAAATTAGTTTTTTATCTGGCTGTTATTACAGGGCTTTTGCTTACTATTTTTATTTTTTCACAATCAAATTATAAACAACAAATTCTTCCTATTTCAAAAAAAGATAACGGTAAACTTTTCTGGAAATTAAAAAAAATAGGAAATTCACTTATTTTAGATATATACAACAGTAATGATGAAAAGATAAAGAGATTTTCTTTTATTTATCATGGAACAATTTGTCATAATAAATTTCCAAAATGGTTCGACATTGGGGATATAAACGGAGACAAACTGGAAGACCTGGTGTTTTGTGAGCCAGAAAATAGGGCAAATAGCACTCTCTTTGTCTATTTAAGGAACAAAAACGGAGGGCTTTTTTAA
- a CDS encoding YhfC family glutamic-type intramembrane protease: MRTLFLISGIGMVIAGIFAYLIWQKKHKIDFSFYLLGAAAWIFGVGLKFVFAILFNEKIKVLLQETFTKPFSDILFYIYIGLLTGVFECGIVLLFVWLIKSLQKESFEEAVGFGIGFGAIEAIGLGVISLISIGLIIISPDSFPKEVLAKVELLNIWIIPAPIIERISTIFIHIFATVLIVFAYLTKKQKWFWASFVYKTFVDTIAGWFALNHLGNNLFALYSLEFEIAILGLFGFLGLKLLKQNWPEKNTKAIQED; the protein is encoded by the coding sequence ATGAGAACTTTATTCTTAATTTCAGGTATTGGAATGGTAATTGCGGGAATTTTTGCATACCTTATATGGCAAAAAAAACACAAAATAGACTTTTCCTTTTATCTATTAGGAGCAGCAGCCTGGATTTTTGGAGTTGGATTAAAATTTGTCTTTGCAATACTTTTTAATGAAAAGATAAAAGTTTTGTTACAAGAAACTTTTACAAAACCTTTCTCAGATATTTTGTTTTACATTTACATAGGACTTTTAACCGGCGTTTTTGAATGCGGGATTGTACTATTATTTGTTTGGCTTATAAAATCTTTGCAAAAGGAAAGCTTTGAAGAGGCGGTTGGTTTTGGTATTGGCTTTGGAGCTATTGAGGCTATAGGGCTTGGAGTTATTTCACTTATTTCCATTGGGTTGATTATCATAAGCCCAGACAGTTTCCCTAAAGAGGTTTTAGCAAAAGTTGAGCTATTAAATATCTGGATAATACCAGCGCCTATAATTGAAAGAATTTCAACAATATTTATTCATATTTTTGCAACTGTTCTAATTGTCTTCGCATATTTAACAAAAAAACAAAAGTGGTTCTGGGCTTCATTTGTTTACAAAACCTTTGTTGATACAATCGCAGGCTGGTTTGCTTTAAACCACTTAGGAAACAACTTATTTGCATTATACTCTCTGGAATTTGAAATTGCTATTTTAGGGCTTTTTGGCTTTTTAGGGCTAAAATTATTAAAGCAAAACTGGCCTGAAAAAAACACTAAAGCAATTCAGGAAGATTAA